One window of Salvelinus fontinalis isolate EN_2023a unplaced genomic scaffold, ASM2944872v1 scaffold_0065, whole genome shotgun sequence genomic DNA carries:
- the LOC129842790 gene encoding zinc finger protein 182-like isoform X1, whose amino-acid sequence MSGERETLLDGIEQSLWNLTENNLRYLCERCGIAGQDGSDVKGKNYRSLRRKIEEYCESDDLMKLEDQGMSWLLQLQNDIKTIQQDASLSQSAQVDTLDGTEPSRTKNEEGAERLTDPAPERHIPPERRENVSDDSEDPSRQSPASSSEPQLSASSPGPDRNHGDQRSKLGSLRIVLQKVVVVKEEEDDWDCCVTGESPNQPSASEYSPSSSEEPEHSESEDPEHSEYEDPEHSESEEPEQRRVKRKTKTHSCLACGRKFVSLYTLRRHQNRTHTGEETENRTHTGEETEKSKGQSPASGEPEQQKRKWGVRKTHSCPECGRHCPSLSALKVHQRIHTGEKPYLCSECGKGFTYQSSLRLHQKKDSADKVTCCCGQEFSSKCVLEVHLKTDTGAKPYTCCVCGKGFGKKERLKEHQRSHTGEMPYSCSFCGKGYYQKPAWKAHERTHTEEKPLCSVCGRTFSNKTTLKVHQRTHTGEKPFLCSECGKGFLSKAYLTTHQRFNCSGGEERRRAKRFHKCPDCGKEFTQANKLERHMRTHTGERPYQCSVCGMRFNQKGNLKTHFKVHTGGDPSLVADMETPSEQPRDNRRKAGRPQRCLHQHDEEGTSHHLPAPQREETSHHLPAPQREGSQHLPAPQREGTSHHLPAPQREETSQHLPAPQREETSQHLPAPQREGTSHHLPAPQKPTMSPRGEKHYLCPECGKTYTREYDLRVHLRTHTGERPYQCDECGKTFVRKQGLRQHRRSHAPKPMGPTRQLGRPVSMGSSSRRPHQSPRMGSSKQQLSRVDKPMPPCSSVERAMPFHTVERPMPLHRVERPMPLPDMEREHWQYWHL is encoded by the exons atgagtggagagagggaaacgtTGTTGGATGGAATCGAGCAGAGTTTGTGGAATTTAACCGAGAACAATTTACGTTACCTGTGTGAACGTTGTGGAATAGCTGGCCAAGATGGCTCCGACGTTAAAGGGAAGAATTATCGCTCGTTGCGTCGTAAAATAGAAGAATATTGTGAAAGTGATGATTTAATGAAATTAGAGGACCAGGGAATGTCTTGGTTACTCCAACTGCAAAACGACATCAAAACAATACAGCAAGATGCTAGCCTCAGCCAGTCAGCGCAAGTGGACACACTGGACGGCACCGAACCAAGCAGAACCAAGAACGAGGAGGGCGCTGAGAGGTTGACAGACCCAGCTCCAGAGAGACACATACCACCAGAACGGAGGGAGAACGTGAGTGAC GACTCAGAAGACCCATCCAGACAGTCCCCAGCCAGTTCTTCAGAACCCCAACTCTCGGCGTcatcaccgggtcctgacaggaaCCATGGTGACCAGAGGTCAAAACTGGGTAGTCTGCGGATAGTTCTACAAAAAGTTGTTGTCGTcaaggaggaggaagacgacTGGGATTGTTGTGTTACAG GTGAGAGTCCCAACCAACCATCTGCCAGTGAATATAGTCCCTCTTCATCGGAAGAACCAGAACATTCCGAATCCGAAGATCCAGAACATTCCGAATACGAAGATCCTGAACATTCCGAATCAGAAGAACCTGAACAACGACGAGTGAAACGCAAAACTAAGACTCACAGCTGCCTAGCGTGTGGGAGGAAGTTTGTCTCCTTGTACACACTAAGGAGACACCAGAACAGGACCCACACAGGAGAGGAGACGGAgaacaggacacacacaggagaggagaCGGAGAAGAGTAAAGGACAGAGTCCTGCTTCAGGAGAACCTGAACAACAAAAGAGGAAATGGGGAGTCAGGAAGACCCACTCCTGCCCCGAGTGTGGAAGACACTGCCCATCGTTATCAGCACTGAAGGTCCACCAGAGAatccacactggagagaagccttacctcTGCTCTGAGTGTGGGAAGGGCTTCACTTATCAAAGTAGCTTGAGATTACACCAGAAGAAAGACTCCGCTGACAAGGTGACCTGCTGCTGTGGACAAGAGTTCTCCTCAAAGTGCGTTCTGGAGGTTCACTTGAAGACGGACACTGGAGCCAAGCCTTACACCTGCTGTGTGTGTGGCAAGGGGTTCGGTAAAAAAGAGCGGCTAAAAGAACACCAGAGATCCCACACAGGAGAGATGCCTTACTCTTGCTCTTTCTGTGGCAAGGGTTACTACCAAAAACCGGCTTGGAAAGCCCACGAGCGAACACACACCGAGGAGAAGCCCCTGTGCTCTGTGTGTGGACGGACCTTCTCTAATAAGACTACATTAAAAGTCCACCaacgaacacacacaggagagaagcctttcctCTGCTCTGAGTGTGGCAAGGGCTTCCTCAGTAAAGCATACCTGACGACCCACCAGCGATTCAACTGTTCTGGGGGAGAGGAACGACGGCGAGCAAAGAGATTTCACAAGTGTCCGGACTGTGGGAAGGAGTTCACACAAGCAAACAAACTGGAGAGACAcatgagaacacacacaggggagaggcCTTACCAGTGCTCTGTGTGTGGGATGAGGTTCAACCAGAAAGGGAATCTCAAAACGCATTTTAAAGTGCACACAG GAGGGGATCCCAGTTTAGTGGCTGACATGGAGACTCCCTCTGAACAACCTCGGGACAACAGACGTAAAGCTGGGAGACCACAACGCTGCCTCCATCAGCATGACGAGGAGGGAACATCCCACCAC CTCCCGGCGCCACAGAGGGAGGAAACATCCCACCACCTCCCGGCGCCACAGAGGGAGGGAAGCCAACACCTCCCGGCACCACAGAGGGAGGGAACATCCCACCACCTCCCGGCACCACAGAGGGAGGAAACATCCCAACACCTCCCGGCACCACAGAGGGAGGAAACATCCCAACACCTCCCGGCACCACAGAGGGAGGGAACATCCCACCACCTCCCGGCACCACAGAAACCCACCATGTCCCCCAGGGGAGAAAAACACTATCTCTGCCCTGAATGTGGCAAGACATACACCCGGGAATACGACCTCCGAGTCCACCTCAGAacgcacacaggagagagaccgtACCAGTGTGATGAATGCGGAAAGACCTTTGTTCGGAAACAAGGGCTCCGTCAACACCGGCGGTCACATGCTCCCAAGCCCATGGGACCGACCCGTCAGTTAGGTAGGCCCGTCAGCATGGGTTCCAGTAGCAGAAGACCTCACCAATCACCCAGGATGGGAAGCTCTAAGCAGCAGTTGTCCAGGGTTGATAAACCCATGCCTCCGTGCTCTAGTGTAGAGAGAGCCATGCCGTTCCATACAGTGGAGAGACCCATGCCTTTACATCGAGTGGAGAGACCCATGCCGTTACCAGACATGGAGAGAGAACACTGGCAGTACTGGCACCTTTAA
- the LOC129842791 gene encoding endothelial zinc finger protein induced by tumor necrosis factor alpha-like, producing MDEDSEDRSSPSPSCSTEPQPTVSPGPDRNHGDQEESNHGDQKDTPQGQERVTVSLDINSETPTFNIVVKEEEDWELDNTGESPSHHSAARERPSTSGEPEQHQMKCRTRQKKTHSCPDCGKHCQTLSALQIHMRTHTGEKPYACFVCEKTFIIRQALKTHQRTHTGEKPYTCSECGKGFAHQCSLRYHQKRNSEQVKTDPNEKMTCCCGQEFSSKCVLEVHLKTDTGAKPYTCCVCGKRFNKESLKEHQRSHTGEMPYSCSFCGKGYYHKPAWKAHERTHTEEKPLCSVCGRTCSSKYTLKVHERTHTGEMPYLCSECGKGFISKGLLMTHERFNCSGGEERRRPKRFHKCPDCGKEFTQANKLERHMRTHTGERPYQCSVCGMRFNQKGNLKTHFKVHTGRDPSLLPDMDMRTTSSEAAKQPPDNRHDVGKPQHCLNQIGKEGTHNLPAAQTHKLPAPQTHNLPAPQTHNHPAPQTHNHPAPQTHNHPAPQTHNHPAPQTHNHPAPQTHNLPAPQTHNHPAPQTHNLPAPQTHNHPAPQREVSHHLPSAQKPTMSPRGEKHYLCPECGKTYTREYDLRVHLRTHTGERPYQCYDCGKAYVRKNNLQQHQRSHAPKPMGPTRHLGRPPRVGSSGGRSNQSPRVGSSGGRSNQSPRVGRAKQKIHTSM from the exons ATGGACGAG GATTCTGAAGACCGGTCCAGCCCGTCTCCATCCTGCTCCACTGAACCCCAACCCACTGTGTCCCCGGGTCCTGACAGGAACCATGGTGACCAGGAGGAGAGTAACCATGGTGATCAGAAAGACACACCGCAGGGTCAGGAGAGGGTTACTGTGAGTCTGGACATCAACAGTGAAACACCAACATTTAATATCGTAgtcaaagaagaagaagactggGAACTAGATAATACAG GAGAGAGTCCCAGCCATCACTCTGCAGCCAGGGAGAGACCCTCTACATCAGGAGAACCTGAGCAACACCAGATGAAATGCAGAACGAGGCAGAAAAAGACCCACTCATGCCCAGATTGTGGGAAACACTGCCAGACATTATCGGCACTACAAATACACATGAGaacccacacaggagagaagccttacgctTGCTTTGTGTGTGAGAAAACGTTCATTATTAGACAAGCTTTGAAAACACACCagcgaacacacacaggagagaagccttataccTGCTCTGAGTGTGGGAAGGGCTTCGCTCATCAATGTAGTTTGAGATACCACCAAAAGAGGAATTCTGAACAGGTTAAAACAGACCCGAATGAGAAGATGACCTGCTGCTGTGGACAAGAGTTCTCCTCAAAGTGCGTTCTGGAGGTTCACTTGAAGACGGACACTGGAGCCAAGCCTTACACCTGCTGTGTGTGTGGCAAGAGGTTCAATAAAGAATCATTAAAAGAACACCAGAGATCCCATACAGGAGAGATGCCTTACTCTTGCTCTTTCTGTGGCAAGGGTTACTATCACAAACCGGCTTGGAAAGCCCACGAGCGAACACACACCGAGGAGAAGCCCCTGTGCTCTGTGTGTGGACGGACCTGCTCTAGTAAGTATACGTTAAAAGTCCACGagcgaacacacacaggagagatgcCTTACCTCTGCTCTGAGTGTGGCAAGGGCTTCATCAGTAAAGGACTCCTGATGACCCACGAGCGATTCAACTGTTCTGGGGGAGAGGAACGACGGCGACCAAAGAGATTTCACAAGTGTCCGGACTGTGGGAAGGAGTTCACACAAGCAAACAAACTGGAGAGACAcatgagaacacacacaggggagaggcCTTACCAGTGCTCTGTGTGTGGGATGAGGTTCAACCAGAAAGGGAATCTCAAAACGCATTTTAAAGTGCACACAG GCAGGGATCCCAGTTTGCTGCCTGACATGGACATGAGGACGACTTCTTCAGAAGCAGCGAAACAACCTCCGGACAACAGACATGATGTTGGGAAACCACAACACTGCCTGAATCAGATTGGCAAGGAGGGAACCCACAACCTACCGGCAGCACAAACCCACAAACTACCGGCACCACAAACCCACAATCTACCGGCACCACAAACCCACAATCATCCGGCACCACAAACCCACAATCATCCGGCACCACAAACCCACAATCATCCGGCACCACAAACCCACAATCATCCGGCACCACAAACCCACAATCATCCGGCACCACAAACCCACAATCTACCGGCACCACAAACCCACAATCATCCGGCACCACAAACCCACAACCTACCGGCACCACAAACCCACAACCATCCGGCACCACAGAGGGAGGTAAGCCACCACCTCCCGTCAGCACAGAAACCCACCATGTCCCCCAGGGGAGAAAAACACTATCTCTGCCCTGAATGTGGCAAGACTTACACCCGGGAATACGACCTCCGAGTCCACCTCAGAacgcacacaggagagagaccgtACCAGTGCTATGACTGTGGGAAGGCCTACGTCCGGAAAAACAATCTCCAACAACACCAGCGGTCACATGCTCCTAAGCCCATGGGACCGACCCGCCATTTAGGCAGACCACCCAGGGTGGGCTCTAGTGGTGGAAGGTCTAACCAATCACCCAGGGTGGGCTCTAGTGGTGGAAGGTCTAACCAATCACCCAGGGTAGGAAGAGCTAAGCAAAAAATACATACATCAATGTAA
- the LOC129842790 gene encoding zinc finger protein 182-like isoform X2, which translates to MSGERETLLDGIEQSLWNLTENNLRYLCERCGIAGQDGSDVKGKNYRSLRRKIEEYCESDDLMKLEDQGMSWLLQLQNDIKTIQQDASLSQSAQVDTLDGTEPSRTKNEEGAERLTDPAPERHIPPERRENDSEDPSRQSPASSSEPQLSASSPGPDRNHGDQRSKLGSLRIVLQKVVVVKEEEDDWDCCVTGESPNQPSASEYSPSSSEEPEHSESEDPEHSEYEDPEHSESEEPEQRRVKRKTKTHSCLACGRKFVSLYTLRRHQNRTHTGEETENRTHTGEETEKSKGQSPASGEPEQQKRKWGVRKTHSCPECGRHCPSLSALKVHQRIHTGEKPYLCSECGKGFTYQSSLRLHQKKDSADKVTCCCGQEFSSKCVLEVHLKTDTGAKPYTCCVCGKGFGKKERLKEHQRSHTGEMPYSCSFCGKGYYQKPAWKAHERTHTEEKPLCSVCGRTFSNKTTLKVHQRTHTGEKPFLCSECGKGFLSKAYLTTHQRFNCSGGEERRRAKRFHKCPDCGKEFTQANKLERHMRTHTGERPYQCSVCGMRFNQKGNLKTHFKVHTGGDPSLVADMETPSEQPRDNRRKAGRPQRCLHQHDEEGTSHHLPAPQREETSHHLPAPQREGSQHLPAPQREGTSHHLPAPQREETSQHLPAPQREETSQHLPAPQREGTSHHLPAPQKPTMSPRGEKHYLCPECGKTYTREYDLRVHLRTHTGERPYQCDECGKTFVRKQGLRQHRRSHAPKPMGPTRQLGRPVSMGSSSRRPHQSPRMGSSKQQLSRVDKPMPPCSSVERAMPFHTVERPMPLHRVERPMPLPDMEREHWQYWHL; encoded by the exons atgagtggagagagggaaacgtTGTTGGATGGAATCGAGCAGAGTTTGTGGAATTTAACCGAGAACAATTTACGTTACCTGTGTGAACGTTGTGGAATAGCTGGCCAAGATGGCTCCGACGTTAAAGGGAAGAATTATCGCTCGTTGCGTCGTAAAATAGAAGAATATTGTGAAAGTGATGATTTAATGAAATTAGAGGACCAGGGAATGTCTTGGTTACTCCAACTGCAAAACGACATCAAAACAATACAGCAAGATGCTAGCCTCAGCCAGTCAGCGCAAGTGGACACACTGGACGGCACCGAACCAAGCAGAACCAAGAACGAGGAGGGCGCTGAGAGGTTGACAGACCCAGCTCCAGAGAGACACATACCACCAGAACGGAGGGAGAAC GACTCAGAAGACCCATCCAGACAGTCCCCAGCCAGTTCTTCAGAACCCCAACTCTCGGCGTcatcaccgggtcctgacaggaaCCATGGTGACCAGAGGTCAAAACTGGGTAGTCTGCGGATAGTTCTACAAAAAGTTGTTGTCGTcaaggaggaggaagacgacTGGGATTGTTGTGTTACAG GTGAGAGTCCCAACCAACCATCTGCCAGTGAATATAGTCCCTCTTCATCGGAAGAACCAGAACATTCCGAATCCGAAGATCCAGAACATTCCGAATACGAAGATCCTGAACATTCCGAATCAGAAGAACCTGAACAACGACGAGTGAAACGCAAAACTAAGACTCACAGCTGCCTAGCGTGTGGGAGGAAGTTTGTCTCCTTGTACACACTAAGGAGACACCAGAACAGGACCCACACAGGAGAGGAGACGGAgaacaggacacacacaggagaggagaCGGAGAAGAGTAAAGGACAGAGTCCTGCTTCAGGAGAACCTGAACAACAAAAGAGGAAATGGGGAGTCAGGAAGACCCACTCCTGCCCCGAGTGTGGAAGACACTGCCCATCGTTATCAGCACTGAAGGTCCACCAGAGAatccacactggagagaagccttacctcTGCTCTGAGTGTGGGAAGGGCTTCACTTATCAAAGTAGCTTGAGATTACACCAGAAGAAAGACTCCGCTGACAAGGTGACCTGCTGCTGTGGACAAGAGTTCTCCTCAAAGTGCGTTCTGGAGGTTCACTTGAAGACGGACACTGGAGCCAAGCCTTACACCTGCTGTGTGTGTGGCAAGGGGTTCGGTAAAAAAGAGCGGCTAAAAGAACACCAGAGATCCCACACAGGAGAGATGCCTTACTCTTGCTCTTTCTGTGGCAAGGGTTACTACCAAAAACCGGCTTGGAAAGCCCACGAGCGAACACACACCGAGGAGAAGCCCCTGTGCTCTGTGTGTGGACGGACCTTCTCTAATAAGACTACATTAAAAGTCCACCaacgaacacacacaggagagaagcctttcctCTGCTCTGAGTGTGGCAAGGGCTTCCTCAGTAAAGCATACCTGACGACCCACCAGCGATTCAACTGTTCTGGGGGAGAGGAACGACGGCGAGCAAAGAGATTTCACAAGTGTCCGGACTGTGGGAAGGAGTTCACACAAGCAAACAAACTGGAGAGACAcatgagaacacacacaggggagaggcCTTACCAGTGCTCTGTGTGTGGGATGAGGTTCAACCAGAAAGGGAATCTCAAAACGCATTTTAAAGTGCACACAG GAGGGGATCCCAGTTTAGTGGCTGACATGGAGACTCCCTCTGAACAACCTCGGGACAACAGACGTAAAGCTGGGAGACCACAACGCTGCCTCCATCAGCATGACGAGGAGGGAACATCCCACCAC CTCCCGGCGCCACAGAGGGAGGAAACATCCCACCACCTCCCGGCGCCACAGAGGGAGGGAAGCCAACACCTCCCGGCACCACAGAGGGAGGGAACATCCCACCACCTCCCGGCACCACAGAGGGAGGAAACATCCCAACACCTCCCGGCACCACAGAGGGAGGAAACATCCCAACACCTCCCGGCACCACAGAGGGAGGGAACATCCCACCACCTCCCGGCACCACAGAAACCCACCATGTCCCCCAGGGGAGAAAAACACTATCTCTGCCCTGAATGTGGCAAGACATACACCCGGGAATACGACCTCCGAGTCCACCTCAGAacgcacacaggagagagaccgtACCAGTGTGATGAATGCGGAAAGACCTTTGTTCGGAAACAAGGGCTCCGTCAACACCGGCGGTCACATGCTCCCAAGCCCATGGGACCGACCCGTCAGTTAGGTAGGCCCGTCAGCATGGGTTCCAGTAGCAGAAGACCTCACCAATCACCCAGGATGGGAAGCTCTAAGCAGCAGTTGTCCAGGGTTGATAAACCCATGCCTCCGTGCTCTAGTGTAGAGAGAGCCATGCCGTTCCATACAGTGGAGAGACCCATGCCTTTACATCGAGTGGAGAGACCCATGCCGTTACCAGACATGGAGAGAGAACACTGGCAGTACTGGCACCTTTAA